A region from the Agrobacterium cucumeris genome encodes:
- a CDS encoding phage tail protein produces the protein MSGYTSMMLGDFAFEALGFGYQGVKRKVNTPWVEMPVGQTLNQQQWTGPTSDEVTISGVLFPEEFGGQTQLDGIIAAALAGTEMMLVTGDAAQGDIRGVFTVQSVEEDKSYINRKGEAGRNAYSIMLKRSSFGTLPTAGGLVDRAASFLSELFR, from the coding sequence ATGTCTGGTTACACATCAATGATGCTCGGGGATTTCGCCTTCGAGGCGCTAGGCTTTGGCTATCAGGGTGTCAAACGCAAGGTGAACACGCCTTGGGTGGAAATGCCGGTCGGTCAAACCCTCAACCAGCAGCAATGGACCGGCCCCACTTCCGACGAAGTGACAATCTCAGGCGTTCTTTTCCCCGAAGAATTCGGCGGACAAACGCAGCTTGACGGCATCATTGCCGCAGCCTTGGCCGGAACCGAAATGATGCTTGTGACTGGAGATGCGGCGCAGGGTGACATACGCGGTGTTTTTACCGTGCAGAGTGTCGAAGAAGACAAGTCATACATCAATCGGAAGGGCGAGGCGGGACGTAACGCCTATTCCATCATGCTTAAACGCTCTAGCTTCGGCACGCTGCCAACTGCGGGCGGGTTGGTGGATCGGGCTGCATCCTTCCTGTCCGAACTTTTCCGGTGA
- a CDS encoding baseplate J/gp47 family protein — protein MAIYAPTTIDVSRLPLPDAISPLDFETLYSEFKVRFLAFWNTLRAVNPSLPEYDVQDLETDPAGVVGEAWSYLRLLDRQNVNDTFRSLLAAYAKGSNLDAIAANRNIVRLTVVPATANAAAIMEGDDALLRRYLLSYDLPSAGSAGRYLYDAWTAWPQSADKALGLWDARVNGRAVHGRRGDTDVVVIGPMGRLPTSLELDTVRASVTNPNRAPEAVAISVMAAGRTEYGVSLVLEIPAVGPSADIVRQEAEKRVTAAATARILIGGEIPEALFSGAAFGEGVIRVRDLAPVVIQPDAYKVPVMTSLNIAVEVRA, from the coding sequence ATGGCGATTTACGCACCGACGACGATTGATGTTTCGCGCCTGCCGTTGCCTGATGCGATTAGCCCGCTGGATTTCGAAACGCTTTACAGCGAATTCAAGGTCCGCTTCCTCGCGTTCTGGAACACGCTGCGGGCGGTCAATCCGTCGCTACCGGAATATGACGTGCAGGATCTCGAAACGGACCCGGCGGGCGTCGTCGGTGAAGCTTGGTCATACCTGCGCCTTCTGGACCGCCAGAACGTCAATGACACTTTCCGGTCGCTTCTGGCGGCATATGCGAAGGGGTCCAATCTGGATGCCATCGCCGCAAACCGCAACATAGTCCGCCTGACCGTGGTTCCTGCAACCGCAAATGCGGCGGCGATCATGGAAGGCGATGACGCACTGTTGCGTCGTTATCTGCTGTCCTACGATCTGCCGTCCGCCGGTTCTGCCGGTCGCTACCTTTATGATGCGTGGACGGCTTGGCCACAATCTGCTGACAAGGCCCTTGGGCTTTGGGATGCGCGGGTGAATGGCCGGGCGGTCCATGGCCGTCGCGGCGACACGGATGTTGTTGTCATCGGCCCGATGGGCAGGCTTCCGACTTCCTTGGAGCTGGATACAGTCCGGGCGTCGGTAACGAACCCGAACCGTGCGCCGGAAGCTGTGGCTATCTCTGTCATGGCCGCCGGGCGGACGGAATATGGGGTCTCGCTTGTCCTCGAAATTCCGGCGGTCGGGCCGTCTGCCGATATCGTCCGACAGGAAGCGGAAAAGCGTGTCACCGCAGCGGCGACCGCCCGCATCCTGATCGGTGGCGAAATTCCCGAAGCCTTGTTTTCGGGTGCGGCCTTCGGTGAAGGCGTTATCCGGGTGCGCGACCTCGCGCCGGTCGTCATCCAGCCCGACGCCTACAAGGTGCCTGTCATGACCAGCCTTAACATCGCTGTCGAGGTGCGGGCATGA
- a CDS encoding phage tail sheath subtilisin-like domain-containing protein: MVDLSYHHGVKLVESADSPAIARVTRSGITFVNGIAPDADPAAFPLNYPTIVRSLTAAAALGAAGTLLEDITTVFNEGGSWCIVNRVPDSADAATLQNNLIGDPVARTGLYAALRAKALTGYQPRVIITAGDTGAWIEDGVVSVALTSQGDNLTEAPVVTATGGGNDPGKTLPTLEAVMGTGADADKVVSVKVVTPGKKMSEPPVLTFTGGGADAGKVLPTATANVGDVANPFVSALNAITPKIRARAYISGPNTTDAEAVRFRQTVNGGRILIIDPKVIKNVNGVPVTKPVAAVFAGVRARVVASAEGFSGSVSNKIIRTIDGVARTISYPDDSNYLNENQVATIINERGGFRTWGSRLAIDDPLWQFDSVRATADMINESLEDLYFLYVDRKTTKGNFKMLIEDGNAAMRVFAKNEDILGGSVWLSDQNDPTLMVNGKTLLGVEFEPVGLMEQIHITTHRNIVRYQLLIDEVNGAIEIGALSVAA, encoded by the coding sequence ATGGTTGACCTGTCCTATCATCATGGCGTCAAGCTTGTCGAAAGCGCCGACTCCCCGGCAATCGCACGCGTGACCCGCAGCGGTATTACCTTCGTCAACGGCATCGCGCCGGACGCGGACCCTGCCGCCTTTCCTCTCAATTATCCGACCATCGTGCGGTCGTTGACGGCGGCGGCGGCGCTCGGCGCGGCGGGAACGCTGCTGGAAGACATTACCACGGTCTTCAATGAAGGCGGCTCTTGGTGCATCGTCAACCGTGTCCCCGACAGCGCCGACGCGGCCACGCTGCAAAACAATCTCATCGGTGATCCCGTGGCCCGGACCGGCCTTTATGCCGCACTCCGCGCCAAGGCACTGACCGGCTATCAGCCGCGTGTCATCATCACTGCCGGAGATACCGGCGCGTGGATTGAGGACGGCGTGGTTTCGGTGGCGCTGACTTCGCAGGGCGATAACCTGACCGAAGCGCCGGTCGTTACGGCGACGGGCGGCGGCAATGATCCCGGCAAGACGTTGCCGACGCTGGAAGCCGTGATGGGGACCGGGGCCGACGCCGACAAGGTTGTTTCGGTCAAGGTCGTCACGCCCGGCAAGAAAATGTCGGAACCGCCTGTCCTGACCTTCACGGGCGGCGGGGCGGATGCTGGCAAGGTGCTGCCGACCGCCACCGCCAATGTCGGCGACGTGGCGAACCCCTTCGTTTCGGCGCTGAATGCCATCACCCCGAAAATCCGCGCGCGTGCCTATATCTCGGGTCCGAACACGACCGACGCCGAAGCCGTGCGCTTCCGCCAGACGGTCAATGGCGGGCGCATCCTCATCATCGATCCGAAGGTGATCAAGAACGTCAACGGCGTGCCGGTCACGAAGCCTGTTGCGGCTGTCTTCGCTGGCGTCCGCGCCCGTGTTGTGGCATCGGCGGAAGGCTTCTCCGGGTCGGTATCGAACAAGATCATCCGCACCATCGACGGTGTAGCGCGGACGATCTCCTATCCTGATGACAGCAACTACCTGAACGAAAATCAGGTCGCCACGATCATCAATGAGCGCGGCGGTTTCAGGACGTGGGGTAGCCGTCTCGCGATTGATGATCCGCTGTGGCAGTTCGACAGCGTTCGCGCCACCGCCGACATGATCAACGAGTCTCTTGAAGACCTGTATTTCCTCTACGTGGATCGCAAGACCACGAAGGGCAATTTCAAGATGCTCATCGAAGACGGAAACGCCGCAATGCGTGTCTTCGCGAAGAACGAAGATATCCTTGGCGGTAGCGTCTGGCTGTCCGACCAGAACGATCCGACCTTGATGGTCAACGGCAAGACCCTGCTTGGGGTCGAATTCGAGCCGGTTGGCCTCATGGAGCAAATCCACATCACAACCCACCGCAACATCGTCCGCTATCAGTTGCTGATTGACGAGGTGAACGGGGCAATCGAAATCGGCGCGCTCTCGGTCGCCGCGTAA
- a CDS encoding phage major tail tube protein, which yields MAQKTLPAYILRNCMLWADRQSKLGQIGDITPPVPEAVREDVRNAGMIKARKVHLGYNALEFSFKMPGMDPQVLKLHGIKIGEETPFMITGALVDEDGTTHSAVMTIRGRVFKPDAGTWKAGELSENDYGVDVNYYKLEIDGEQIYEMDDFDFKVGGVSQFGDIRNALLL from the coding sequence ATGGCGCAAAAAACTCTCCCCGCCTACATCCTGCGAAACTGCATGCTGTGGGCGGATCGTCAAAGCAAGCTCGGGCAGATCGGCGATATCACACCGCCGGTTCCCGAAGCCGTCCGCGAGGACGTGCGCAACGCCGGGATGATCAAGGCCCGCAAGGTCCATCTCGGTTACAACGCTCTGGAATTCAGCTTCAAGATGCCGGGCATGGACCCGCAGGTTTTGAAGCTGCACGGCATCAAGATCGGCGAAGAAACGCCCTTCATGATTACCGGCGCGCTGGTGGACGAGGACGGCACCACGCATAGCGCGGTGATGACCATTCGCGGCAGGGTCTTCAAGCCGGATGCAGGGACGTGGAAGGCTGGCGAGCTTTCCGAAAACGACTACGGAGTCGACGTGAACTATTACAAGCTCGAAATCGACGGCGAGCAAATTTACGAGATGGACGATTTTGATTTCAAAGTCGGTGGCGTCTCGCAGTTCGGCGATATCCGCAACGCCTTGCTGCTGTAA
- a CDS encoding phage tail protein I, with amino-acid sequence MNDVGVLLPSSAEPFEKALAAGMSDDLPIPYAVLMDPYQTPARFLPWLAVHHSVDLWFDDWTEERKREMIAQCAGVSTLYPASPLGALKGTLAGLKRYLAFVDAEIVDRIAHPNRFTFGRAVIGRTPIAHQPYVAHYLVRVTLTAPKNRFQIGRSAFGRAAMTAIDPEPIRRAKRAMTTAKTPETLYSVSFAWRRGITFNDNIFIDGSHAIGGYMDRKRLD; translated from the coding sequence ATGAACGACGTAGGTGTGTTGCTGCCGTCATCGGCGGAGCCATTCGAAAAGGCGCTTGCCGCCGGTATGTCGGATGATCTGCCGATACCTTACGCGGTTCTGATGGACCCCTACCAAACGCCCGCACGGTTTCTGCCGTGGCTGGCCGTGCATCATTCGGTCGATCTCTGGTTTGATGATTGGACCGAAGAGCGCAAACGGGAAATGATTGCGCAGTGCGCCGGGGTTTCGACCCTCTATCCTGCGTCTCCCTTGGGTGCGCTGAAAGGCACGCTTGCCGGGCTGAAACGCTACCTTGCGTTTGTTGATGCGGAAATTGTGGACCGTATCGCTCATCCGAACCGCTTCACCTTCGGGCGGGCGGTGATTGGCCGAACGCCAATAGCGCATCAGCCCTATGTTGCGCATTACCTCGTCCGCGTCACGCTGACAGCGCCGAAGAACCGCTTTCAGATTGGCCGCAGCGCCTTCGGGCGGGCGGCGATGACGGCCATCGACCCTGAACCCATCCGCCGCGCCAAGCGCGCCATGACGACCGCCAAGACGCCGGAAACGCTCTATTCGGTTTCCTTCGCATGGCGGCGCGGCATCACCTTTAACGACAACATTTTCATCGACGGAAGCCATGCCATCGGCGGTTACATGGACCGCAAGCGGCTGGATTGA
- a CDS encoding phage baseplate assembly protein V has protein sequence MASLVDQITDLYVRMAELERRNRNRRRKGTIAEVSDDKSKYRVKLSEQAGKPYLTPWIKARTLAAGGVKVDVLYSVGEQVDVVSENGDMTDAQIDFSTYSDDNARENSDTPFHIKIGDTVIEASAGQAKVTSPKVIVESPNVHLGGDGGKRVARIGDLVHVMSGSSSGKWPIVEGSEKVFAVD, from the coding sequence ATGGCCAGTTTAGTGGACCAGATCACAGACCTTTATGTGCGGATGGCCGAACTTGAGCGCCGCAACCGCAACCGGCGGCGCAAGGGTACGATTGCCGAAGTCAGTGACGACAAATCCAAGTACCGCGTCAAGCTGTCGGAACAGGCGGGAAAGCCCTATCTGACGCCTTGGATCAAGGCGCGAACCCTCGCTGCCGGTGGCGTCAAGGTGGATGTCCTCTACAGCGTCGGCGAACAGGTGGATGTTGTTTCCGAAAACGGCGACATGACCGATGCGCAGATAGATTTCTCCACCTATAGCGACGACAACGCACGCGAGAACAGTGACACGCCATTTCATATCAAGATCGGCGATACCGTCATTGAAGCGTCGGCGGGGCAGGCGAAAGTTACGTCGCCGAAGGTGATTGTTGAATCGCCGAACGTGCACCTTGGCGGTGACGGCGGCAAGCGTGTCGCCCGGATCGGCGATCTAGTGCACGTCATGTCCGGTTCTTCATCCGGCAAATGGCCGATTGTCGAAGGCTCGGAAAAAGTCTTCGCGGTGGACTGA
- a CDS encoding phage late control D family protein, which produces MKPRVEVSIDGVPVAGHFYERLLSLTVTDEEGMKSDTVDIELNDGPPNFLAIPRKGAIISVKMGFGDDLVPKGVFTADKVNVDCLPYKMSISGKAADLRSGKLKERQERSWDKSKLGDILSQIASESGLTPAVDDDLADFEYDWLAQQDESNINFLRRLAERHNGLFAVKQRRLIFTRLGSGLSASGAPLGSIILTPEKIKVGSLKVEINDRTKYSKVVAYYQDSDKAERVEIDADADADGDSVYRLPEPYASPAEADKAAQAKAKELQRGEGSVSVTVIGDAGIDAGLPLLFANVRPGVDGVPYIIKTAKTSYTKTGALEVAVSGRLYDGKSATEKSAGTESGGSNTTPDASKATGKVAPNSAPGTPATPSSFLTPRRFGRTDEN; this is translated from the coding sequence ATGAAACCGCGCGTGGAAGTTAGTATCGACGGCGTGCCGGTGGCAGGCCATTTCTATGAGCGTTTGCTTTCCCTCACCGTCACTGACGAAGAGGGTATGAAATCCGACACGGTGGACATTGAACTGAATGACGGCCCACCGAACTTTCTGGCGATCCCGCGTAAGGGTGCAATCATCTCGGTCAAGATGGGCTTCGGTGATGATCTCGTGCCGAAAGGTGTCTTCACCGCAGACAAAGTCAATGTAGATTGCCTGCCTTATAAAATGTCGATTTCCGGCAAGGCTGCGGACCTTCGCAGCGGAAAGCTGAAAGAGCGGCAGGAAAGGTCATGGGATAAATCGAAGCTCGGCGACATCCTGTCTCAGATCGCCAGCGAAAGCGGGTTAACCCCTGCCGTTGATGATGACCTTGCGGACTTTGAATATGACTGGCTGGCGCAACAGGACGAAAGCAACATCAATTTCCTGCGGCGGCTGGCGGAGCGGCATAACGGCCTCTTCGCGGTCAAGCAAAGGCGATTGATTTTCACCCGGCTTGGCTCCGGTCTTTCTGCATCCGGCGCTCCGCTCGGCTCGATCATCCTGACGCCTGAGAAAATCAAGGTCGGTAGCCTGAAAGTCGAGATTAACGACCGCACGAAATACAGCAAGGTCGTGGCGTACTATCAGGATTCCGATAAGGCGGAGCGCGTGGAAATCGACGCGGATGCGGATGCGGACGGAGATAGCGTTTATCGTTTGCCGGAACCCTATGCATCGCCCGCCGAAGCCGATAAGGCGGCGCAGGCAAAGGCTAAGGAATTGCAGCGCGGCGAAGGCTCGGTGTCTGTCACCGTGATCGGCGATGCGGGCATTGATGCAGGCTTGCCTCTGCTGTTTGCCAATGTTCGGCCCGGCGTTGACGGCGTGCCTTACATCATCAAGACGGCTAAAACGTCCTACACGAAAACCGGCGCTCTTGAAGTGGCGGTTTCGGGCAGGCTCTACGATGGCAAATCCGCAACCGAAAAATCGGCCGGCACGGAAAGCGGCGGCTCCAACACCACCCCGGACGCCTCGAAAGCAACCGGCAAGGTTGCGCCCAACAGTGCGCCCGGCACCCCGGCCACGCCTTCCTCATTCCTGACGCCGCGCCGCTTCGGACGGACAGACGAAAACTAG
- a CDS encoding DUF2190 family protein: protein MKNYRGPADTVEVTAPADVNSGDGVLVGKLFGVAEFSAKAGQRVNISRSGIFTLPKTNAQAWAEGAVLYWDGAKLTTADNAGANTKVGYAAAVAANPSATGDLILHQ, encoded by the coding sequence ATGAAAAACTATCGAGGCCCCGCCGATACGGTGGAAGTCACCGCGCCCGCCGATGTCAATTCCGGCGACGGCGTTCTTGTCGGCAAGCTGTTCGGCGTAGCGGAGTTTTCCGCCAAGGCTGGCCAGCGCGTCAATATTTCCCGCTCGGGCATTTTCACCCTGCCCAAGACGAACGCGCAGGCATGGGCCGAAGGCGCAGTCCTTTATTGGGATGGTGCCAAGCTGACCACCGCCGATAATGCTGGCGCAAACACCAAGGTCGGTTACGCCGCCGCCGTCGCCGCCAATCCTTCGGCGACCGGCGACCTCATCTTGCATCAGTAA
- a CDS encoding GPW/gp25 family protein, with amino-acid sequence MASSTGVNGQTGAPLNDWPHTEQSIRKILRTPKGSRVMRRTFGSNVPDFIDGKMTRRNVLALYSAAATAILEWEPRFRMTAGRVTQADAGGVIALDIFGTYYPRGHRGDYSIAESASVRVIYPGK; translated from the coding sequence ATGGCAAGCTCAACCGGCGTAAACGGCCAGACCGGCGCACCGCTGAATGATTGGCCGCATACGGAGCAATCAATCCGCAAAATTCTGAGAACGCCGAAAGGTTCGCGCGTCATGCGCCGGACCTTCGGCAGCAATGTCCCTGATTTTATCGACGGCAAGATGACGCGGCGAAACGTGCTTGCGCTCTACTCAGCCGCCGCAACGGCAATCCTCGAATGGGAACCGCGCTTCCGAATGACTGCCGGGCGCGTGACCCAAGCGGATGCCGGTGGCGTCATCGCGCTCGATATCTTCGGCACCTATTATCCTCGCGGCCATCGCGGCGATTACTCCATTGCGGAGAGCGCCAGCGTCCGCGTCATTTATCCGGGCAAGTGA
- a CDS encoding phage tail tape measure protein codes for MGVQQSSLRISLIDDATATARHIGRALDGLRAQSASAIAPMRGLIGQAVALGAGYFGVTRGLEATAGAAISFESAFADVKKVVEANDEQFENMRRSIRRMSGEIPLAANDIAALFAAAGESGIATEDLQSFAEMAARVGIAFDLGAGEAGESLAKLKTQLGLTVAETGDMADAINHLSNNMASKAKDVTEFMLRVGSFGEMGGFAKEELAAMGSAMISAGSDASTAGTAMLNVIRALTKGEFAKKSQRDAAKALGLHLPSIAKDMQKDAKGTMRKVLTAIAKAPKDKQVSLLSEFFGDEARAFMPLVGNIKLLDQALDSVADRTKYAGSAFNEYIQRASTTQNVLDLLGNKISNVFSEIGDSMLPTIREGAQGIGEVLDTLGNRVTIFDQITNFTKGFAQGFGYTGGMKEFMNDLGDLLLGPVDPNAADRIGAIFMRAKEWGASIRELNEAIKDNPIAKFFAEMSGYGFQLFAWGMGISMLAGTIRKLAAALFVLSGASTLIGALKVAGGIAAIVGGSTPAAAAGTGAATAATAAAAGGAAGGWSSILLGLARMGIYGGAGAGAYELGKAAYTGDTPYSQGKAWLPGVEDALHSIGKFFSSIPSDPAPPSVSSQFALDAARTARANGFGGSTDNLPGKTADDLGIKSVRIDAASLSEMTRPTATQDVRVVNPQPPNVTVYATATITGVADSKEAVAAAATDLGNQIAAGTEGLFSD; via the coding sequence ATGGGTGTCCAGCAAAGCAGCCTCCGCATATCGCTGATCGATGATGCGACGGCCACCGCGAGGCATATTGGCCGGGCGCTGGATGGCCTGCGGGCGCAATCCGCTTCGGCCATTGCACCGATGCGCGGTTTAATTGGACAGGCGGTCGCGCTCGGCGCTGGTTATTTCGGGGTCACGCGCGGTCTGGAAGCGACCGCAGGCGCGGCCATCAGTTTCGAGTCAGCATTTGCAGACGTGAAAAAGGTGGTCGAAGCCAACGACGAACAGTTTGAAAACATGCGCCGCAGCATCCGGCGCATGTCCGGCGAAATCCCGCTGGCCGCAAATGACATTGCCGCACTGTTCGCCGCCGCAGGTGAAAGCGGTATTGCGACCGAAGACTTGCAAAGCTTCGCGGAAATGGCGGCACGCGTCGGCATCGCCTTCGATCTCGGTGCAGGTGAGGCAGGCGAAAGCCTCGCCAAGCTGAAAACGCAGCTTGGTTTGACGGTCGCCGAAACGGGCGACATGGCCGATGCCATCAACCATCTGTCGAACAACATGGCGTCCAAGGCCAAGGATGTGACCGAATTTATGTTGCGGGTCGGCTCCTTTGGTGAAATGGGCGGCTTCGCGAAAGAAGAACTTGCGGCCATGGGTAGCGCCATGATCTCCGCCGGTTCGGATGCCAGCACGGCGGGAACCGCCATGCTGAACGTCATCCGCGCGCTGACGAAAGGCGAGTTTGCCAAGAAGTCGCAGCGGGATGCCGCCAAGGCGCTCGGGCTTCATTTGCCGTCCATCGCCAAGGATATGCAGAAAGACGCGAAAGGCACCATGCGCAAGGTGCTGACGGCGATTGCGAAAGCGCCGAAGGATAAGCAGGTTTCGTTGCTGTCCGAATTCTTCGGCGACGAAGCGCGCGCCTTCATGCCGCTGGTCGGCAATATCAAGCTGCTGGATCAAGCGTTAGACAGCGTGGCCGACCGCACGAAATACGCAGGCTCGGCATTCAATGAGTACATCCAGCGCGCTAGCACCACGCAAAACGTTCTGGACCTGCTTGGGAACAAGATTTCCAATGTCTTTTCGGAAATCGGTGACAGCATGTTGCCGACCATCCGCGAGGGCGCGCAGGGCATTGGCGAGGTGCTGGACACGCTCGGCAACCGCGTGACCATCTTCGACCAGATCACGAATTTCACGAAGGGGTTTGCGCAGGGCTTCGGGTATACCGGCGGCATGAAGGAATTCATGAACGATCTCGGTGACCTGTTGCTTGGGCCTGTTGATCCGAACGCCGCCGACCGCATTGGAGCAATCTTCATGCGGGCGAAGGAATGGGGCGCTTCCATCCGCGAATTGAACGAAGCGATAAAGGATAACCCTATCGCCAAGTTTTTCGCGGAAATGTCCGGTTACGGCTTCCAGCTTTTTGCATGGGGCATGGGTATCTCCATGTTGGCTGGCACCATTCGCAAGCTCGCGGCGGCGTTGTTCGTCTTGTCTGGTGCAAGCACCCTGATCGGGGCGCTCAAAGTCGCCGGGGGCATCGCTGCGATTGTCGGCGGAAGTACCCCCGCTGCTGCTGCCGGAACCGGGGCGGCAACCGCAGCAACCGCCGCCGCCGCTGGCGGTGCTGCCGGTGGATGGTCCTCAATTCTCTTGGGCCTTGCCCGCATGGGCATTTACGGTGGGGCTGGTGCTGGCGCATACGAACTAGGAAAAGCTGCCTATACGGGCGATACGCCATACAGCCAAGGGAAGGCATGGTTGCCCGGCGTTGAGGATGCTCTTCACAGCATCGGCAAGTTTTTTTCATCTATTCCAAGCGATCCAGCGCCGCCATCTGTCTCAAGTCAGTTTGCGCTGGACGCGGCGAGGACGGCAAGGGCTAACGGCTTCGGTGGAAGCACCGACAATCTCCCCGGCAAGACCGCTGATGATCTGGGTATTAAGTCTGTGAGGATTGATGCAGCGTCTCTCTCGGAAATGACTAGGCCGACAGCTACTCAAGATGTCCGGGTGGTGAACCCGCAGCCACCGAATGTCACGGTGTACGCCACCGCGACAATAACGGGTGTTGCCGATTCCAAGGAAGCCGTGGCGGCTGCGGCTACTGATCTCGGCAACCAGATCGCGGCAGGCACGGAAGGGCTATTTAGCGACTAG
- a CDS encoding tail protein X, with protein MATVYTTRQGETVDLACLAFYGRTAKVVEAVIDANPGLAALGPVLPLGTKITMPDIPSTSTAKPLTSLWD; from the coding sequence ATGGCAACAGTTTACACCACGCGGCAGGGCGAGACCGTTGATCTCGCCTGCCTCGCCTTCTATGGGCGCACAGCCAAAGTTGTCGAAGCCGTCATAGATGCCAATCCGGGTCTTGCTGCGCTCGGTCCCGTACTCCCGCTCGGCACAAAAATCACCATGCCGGACATTCCTTCTACCAGTACGGCCAAGCCGTTGACCAGCCTTTGGGACTGA
- a CDS encoding phage tail assembly protein, which produces MDAISVTLAKPVELEGKTYTELTFREPEVGDLIVADEVTSDIARLVTLLALISEVPLPAFKKIKGSDFKAIVTKTKPLLGNDQKTTTGA; this is translated from the coding sequence ATGGACGCAATTTCTGTAACGCTCGCCAAGCCGGTCGAGCTTGAGGGCAAGACCTATACCGAACTGACCTTCCGCGAACCGGAGGTCGGTGATCTCATTGTGGCCGACGAAGTCACTTCGGACATTGCCCGACTGGTCACGCTGCTGGCCCTGATTTCTGAGGTCCCATTGCCTGCCTTCAAGAAGATCAAGGGCAGCGATTTCAAGGCTATTGTCACTAAGACAAAGCCGCTTTTGGGAAACGACCAGAAGACCACGACTGGCGCATAG
- a CDS encoding DUF4339 domain-containing protein, producing MWHYNSNGKRNGPVDGATIIDLHKRGEISDDTLLWNQQLGNQWARFDTIAEFKSSNGSEPPPLPASAIGDQWAFLLALTPLLVTIVDALILDTTGKSMGGGVAIISFVLYVLFVTLDGRVIELGGRKRQTGILGPWILLTPIAYNLVRDRRLKKSYTLTIASVASLAATIAISSGWVGSDIYLGAGIPACDSRTSTAQVKEIFPRLPMNFSKMNALAVNEVKETANENAKRTCTAKVLADNGETYGVTFTIEERDGQFLYFLMPSV from the coding sequence GTGTGGCACTACAATTCGAACGGCAAACGAAACGGCCCGGTAGACGGAGCCACGATCATTGACCTTCACAAACGAGGCGAGATTTCAGACGACACGTTGCTTTGGAATCAACAACTCGGGAATCAATGGGCAAGATTCGACACGATTGCAGAGTTCAAGAGTTCAAACGGGAGCGAGCCGCCCCCGCTCCCTGCATCTGCTATCGGCGACCAATGGGCATTTTTGCTGGCGCTGACACCTTTGCTGGTAACTATCGTCGATGCGCTCATTCTCGACACCACAGGAAAGTCTATGGGCGGCGGCGTTGCGATAATTTCCTTTGTTCTTTATGTGCTTTTCGTCACGCTCGACGGTCGTGTAATTGAGCTTGGCGGAAGAAAAAGACAGACGGGAATACTTGGCCCGTGGATTTTACTGACGCCAATCGCGTACAACCTAGTGCGGGATAGGCGACTTAAAAAATCCTACACATTGACTATTGCCTCTGTCGCCTCATTGGCGGCGACAATAGCGATCAGCAGCGGCTGGGTCGGATCAGACATCTATTTGGGCGCTGGAATTCCGGCCTGCGACTCCCGGACATCGACTGCGCAAGTGAAAGAAATATTCCCACGACTCCCGATGAACTTTAGCAAGATGAATGCACTCGCCGTCAACGAAGTAAAGGAGACGGCGAATGAGAATGCGAAGCGGACGTGTACCGCAAAAGTTCTGGCAGATAATGGCGAGACGTATGGCGTCACCTTCACAATAGAAGAGAGAGATGGGCAGTTCCTCTATTTCCTAATGCCGTCCGTCTAG